The Ignavibacteriales bacterium sequence TTAGAAAGGAAAACGCTCCAAATCTTTTTATTGATTGCGGCTACTGCGACATTAATTTTGTAAAAGAGCAAATTCCGATTGTTAATTATGTGCGCGACAGGAAAGATGCCGATATTCATGTTCTTTATACTTCTCAGAGTACCGGTTCGGGAGGAACAAGCTATATATTACTATTTATCGGTCTAAATAAATTTGCGGGGATTGATGACACCGTAAAATATATGGTCAATAAAACAGATTCGGATGATCAATCGCGAATCAAAATGGTAAAGGCGCTTAAAATGGGATTGGTCCGGTATCTCTCCAAGACACCCGCTGCAGATCAGATGGAGATCTCTTTTCCAAAACAACAGCAGGCGGCTGAACAACCGAAAGACGATTGGGACTACTGGGTTTTCAAATTAAGCTCGAACGGAAATTTTAACGGCGAGAAAAATTATAACAGCAAATCTATTTACAGTTCAATCTCGGCGAATAGAACCACGGAAGATATGAAACTAAGTATTTCTCTTTCTAGCGACTATAGTGAAAGCAATTATTATTATGATACTGAGACAATAACGAATATTACCAGAAGCCAATATGCGAATGCTTCTTTTATAAAAGCGATAGATAATAAATGGTCTTGGGGTATTTGGGGTAGCGCTTATACTTCTACATACGACAATATCAATTTCAGTTATTCATTTGCACCGGGTATTGAGTATAACGTTTTTCCTTATTCGGAATCGAACATACATCAACTTAGAATTTACTATAAAGTATATCATACTTTTAACAGATACGTTGATGAAACATTATATTTTAAAAGGAAAGAAGATTTATGGCGGCATTCATTAAATGCCTCGTTTTCTTTAATTGAACCTTGGGGGAGTTTAAGTTTTGGACCGAATGTAGAAAACTATTTAGATGATTTTACCAATATCAGTTATGGTGTTTTTAGTTCTGCCAGTTTAAGATTGTTTAAAGGTTTTTCGCTCAGCTTTTATTTTAATTATTACAAGGTCGGCAAACAAATAACACTGCCGCTTGAGGGAGCTTCACTTGAAGAAGTTTTATTAAGAAGAAGGCAACTTGAGACAACATATAATTATTACGCTTACTTCGGTATATCATATTCGTTCGGTTCTATATTTAATAATTTTATAAATCCGCGTTTCGGCGGCGGCGGCGGTTCAACAATTATAATAAGCGATTAATTAATTCATCATGCGGTGTTCTCAAACACCGCATTGGATGGTTATTTTCAATCCCTCCCTCATTATAGTAAGGACGGTAAAAAATATTTTCTTGATCTGTATAAAAGGAAATTTTATGAAAATATTAGCAATCGAAAAAGAAGTAGGCGGGAAAACAAAAGAACAATTTAAAATATACCTTAAACCCGAGGCGCAAAGAGTTTGGGACCTTTACCAAACTGGTATCATCCGCGAAATCTATTTTAGTAAACCTCTTCACAACGCCCTCATAATTCTTGAGTGTACAAACGAAAATGAAGCGAGAGAAATATTAAACACATTGCCATTAGTTGAAGTAAATCTAATCGACTTTGATATTATCCCCTTAGTTCCGTACGATGGCTTTTCTCGCTTGTTCGAAAACTGATTTTGTATATAAATCGAATACTCTAAAGCATGTCAATTATAATTTTTATCCCCACTTTTATCCTTAGTTAGATATTTTTGAATGCCATAATAGAAGGATCAATATGAAAAGTTACCTTAAGTTTTTTCTCTTCTTTCTTCTCACCGGCGTTAGTCTAACTGCTCAGAATAAGACGAACGATTCAACAGTTGAAAAATATTTGCCGAAGCTCGAAAAAATTTTTGAGCTTCATGAGAAGGTAAAACAAATCCATCCCGTACTTCAAAATGTTTATCCCGTTGCAATTGCAGAGGAAGGACAATACTACATTTTTGAACCCGACACAAATAACAGATACCGTTTTGTAAAAAAAGCCGCAACTACATCACTGGTACCAAAGGGAATAAGAGCCGCGTTCCCGCTTCCGGAAAATGATAATAAAATGACATGCGTCGTCACCGGAGAAGTCTTTGACTCAATGGACGGCTACGCAATTATTTTTCATGAATTCGTTCATTGCGCCGTCTTTGCGGCAATTGAAATGATACTGAAGGACAATTTGGAAATCTATAAACGCGCGATGGAACAGAAAGACTGGATGTGGGAATTGAATTACGCGTTTCCATATTCAAAAAAAGAATTTACGGAACCCTATGCAGCTCTCCTTTCGATGTTGAATAAGAACGACTTGAATGATGTAAAAGATATTCGCGAAACGATAAAAGAGCAATTAAGCAAAGATGAATATTCTTACATGACTTGGGTTGAATGGAAAGAAGGATTTGCGCGCTGGGTTGAAAATAAAATCAGAGATAAATTCGGAATAAAGGAAAATCATGCTGGAGGAATTGAACCGTTCGATAGAGTAACGTTTTATGAAGGCGGTTCCCGGTTGATCGAACTGATTTACAAGACAGATCCAAAAACGGTTCTGGATTTGGAAAAGCTTTATGCATTTATCAACTCATGATTCAATAAACAAATTTATGGTATTACAATGACGGCTGCGGAATTAATCATAGAATTAAAAAAACATTACAATCAAAAAAATGTTGACGGAATGGCACGCTTCGGAATTGTTTCTACAAATGCGTTTGGCATTAGTGCACCGATGATCAAATCGATAGCAAAGAAGATTGGGAAAAATCATGAACTTGCTCTCGAACTATGGAATACCGGATATTACGATGCACGTGTTATTGCTTTTTTGATTGACGATCCGAAACTAGTTACAAAAACTCAGATGAATAGCTGGATATGCGATTTTGATTCATGGGCAATCTGTGACGGAACATGCTGCTACCTATTTAGAAAAACTCCTTTTGCATTCGAAAAAATTTTGGAATGGGCAGATAGAAAAGAAGAATTTGTCCGCCGCACTGCATTTTCGTTAATCGCATATATCGCCGTTCACGATAAGAAGAGAGACGATAAGGAGTTCCTTCAATTTTTCCCACTCATCAAGAAATATTCCGTTGATGAAAGAAATTTTGTTAAGAAAGCTGTTAACTGGGCATTGCGCCAGATTGGAAAACGAAGTAATTTCCTCAACAAAGAAGCACTTAAACTTGCTAAAGAAATTAAAACTATCGATTCAAAATCTGCACGATGGATTGCCAGTGATGCAATTAGAGAATTGAAAAATCCAAAAATATTGGCAAGACTATAAAGATAGCGGTTAAAAATTAAAGGAGAGATATTATTATGATTCAATGTAGACTAACTCTTAAGTATAAAATGTTTTTGCTTATTCTTTTATCCGGCTTTCTTCAACTCACAATTGCACAGACCCTAATCAAATCAACTTCGCCGGAAGAAAGAATGAAGATGTATGAAAAACATCTTGAGATGAAAGAGAACTCAATATTCAAAAATCTGAATTGGCAATTTATCGGTCCGACTAATATAAGCGGAAGAATGACTGATGTTGAAGTCGTCCGTCCAAAAGGAAAGAACTATATAATATATGCCGCCGGTGCAACGGGCGGGGTCTGGAAAACTACAAATGAAGGGACAACCTGGGAACCAATTTTTGAAAACGGTCCGTCAACTTCAATTGGAGACATAACTCTCGCTCCTTCAAATCAAAATATAGTTTGGATCGGAACAGGAGAGGCAAATATTTTCAGAAGCTCTAACGCAGGCGCGGGAGTGTTTAAATCAATTGATGCCGGCAAAACTTGGAAACAGATGGGATTAATTGGTACAAACACAATTCCGAGAATCGTAATCAATCCTATAAATCCGGATATAGTTTACGCTGCGGCATCCGGACACGAATGGACAGATAACGAAGAACGTGGTTTATACAAAACTGAAAACGGCGGAAAAACCTGGGATAAAGTTTTTTACAAAAATGGAAAGACGGGAGTTATTGATCTGGCGATGGATCCATCTGATCCAAATACGCTTTATTTATCCACTTGGCAGCGTGTCCGTGAAAAATGGAATGACCCGAGAACTAAAAATGACTATAACGGAAGCAGTATTTATAAATCAACAGACGCCGGAAAAACCTGGAATGAAATTTCTATAGGATTGCCGGAAGCTAAATTCAGAGGAAGAATTGGAATTGATGTTTCAAGATCGAACCCGGATGTAGTTTATGCTTTCGTTGATAACTATGAAATTCTACGCGAGAATGATGATGCTGAGAACGTTGATTCTTACGGACGACCAAAAGGCGGTGTGATTAAAGGCGCAACGGTTTTCAGAAGCGATGATAAAGGAAACACATGGAAACAGACAAGTGTGTTGGATGAATATATGGAAACATTGTCGGCTACTTACGGATGGGTTTTTGGGCAGATTAGAGTAGATCCTAAAAATGAAAATAAAATTTATGTGATGGGATTAGGTTTGAATGTATCTGAAGACGGTGGAAAAACTTTTAAAGAGCTCGAAGGAATGCACGGCGATCATCACGGTTTGTGGATTGATCCCGACAACACGAACTATCTTGTAAATGTTAACGACGGCGGATTAGCAATTTCTTACGACGGTGGAAAAGAATGGAGAACATTCGCTAATAATATGCCGTTAGTTCAGTTTTTCAACGTCGCAGCTGATATGTCGGAACCATTTAAAGTTTACGGCTCGATCCAGGATCATGGAAGCTTTAAAGGGATTGTTGATTTATCACAAGGCAGAGATAAAATTCCGGCGCAGAATTTTGAGCAAGCGCCCGGCGGCGAGGGAAGTAATCATGCAATCGATCCGACAAATCCAGATATAGTTTATTCAGCCGGATTTTATGGAACGCTTACAAGATCAGACATGAAAACGGGCGAATCAAAAAACATTATTCCTAAAGCTGAAAAAGGGGAATCAACAATGCGCGGTCAATGGCTTGCCCCGTTTATTATTTCTCCTCATAGCCCCAGCACGCTTTATATCGGGTTCCAATATTTATTCAAAACTACTGACCGCGGAGAAACATGGCAGAGGATAAGTCCCGATCTTACATATAATGATCCGAACAAGAGCGGTGATATTCCGTATCAAACTATTTTTTCGATTTCAGAATCTCCTTTGAAAGCGGGATTAATTTATGCGGGAACAGATGACGGCAGAGTTCATGTAACAAAAGATGACGGCAAAACGTGGAAGGAAATTGTAAACGGATTGCCGTATGGAAAATGGGTTTCGGAATTAGTTGCTTCTGCTTATGATGAGAATACTGTTTACATGTCGCAGAACGGAAAACGCGACGACGACTTTCTGCCGTATCTCTGGAAATCAACAGATAATGGCGAGACGTGGCAGAGCATTGTAAACAATTTACCAACCGGACCGATAAACGTAATTAAAGAAGATCCGAAGAATAAAAACATTCTCTACGTTGGAAATGATTTTGGTGTTTACGTTTCTTTGAACGGCGGAAAATTCTGGTATTCACTGCCGGGAAAATTACCAACAACTTATGTGCACGATCTT is a genomic window containing:
- a CDS encoding DNA alkylation repair protein, yielding MTAAELIIELKKHYNQKNVDGMARFGIVSTNAFGISAPMIKSIAKKIGKNHELALELWNTGYYDARVIAFLIDDPKLVTKTQMNSWICDFDSWAICDGTCCYLFRKTPFAFEKILEWADRKEEFVRRTAFSLIAYIAVHDKKRDDKEFLQFFPLIKKYSVDERNFVKKAVNWALRQIGKRSNFLNKEALKLAKEIKTIDSKSARWIASDAIRELKNPKILARL